The sequence below is a genomic window from Gemmatimonadaceae bacterium.
GCCATCTATTGGCGCAACACCGATAACGTTGCCGATTAGACTTTGCAGCAGTTCGATCGAATACAGCCCAGCGGGTTAGGCTGTTTTAGGGATCACCAGTGAGTTCACCCGCTCGCCCTACCCGCCTCAATCGTGATCCGCCGCTCGCACCGTGACGCAATCCCCTGGTCATGCGTCACGAGCACCAGCGTCGTGCCTTGCTCGCGGTTGAGCGCGAACATCAGCTCCATCACCGTCTCGCCCGTCGCGTAGTCCAGGCTGCCCGTGGGCTCGTCGGCCAGCAGCACCGAGGGGTGGACGACGAAGGCGCGGGCCAGGGCCACGCGCTGCTGTTCGCCGCCGGAGAGCACCTTGGGGTAGTGCCCCAGGCGCTCGCCCAGGCCCACGCGGCCCAGCATCTCGGTGGCGGCCTTGCGCGCGTCTTTCCTGCCCGCCAGTTCCAGCGGCAGCATCACGTTCTCCAGCGCGGT
It includes:
- a CDS encoding ABC transporter ATP-binding protein gives rise to the protein MSEPVISVEHVVKSVSDSTGTLDILRDIDFQVPRGQTLAIVGASGSGKSTLLSIMAGLDTPTRGTVKIDGQDLFALDEDARAALRAQKLGFVFQSFQLLAHLTALENVMLPLELAGRKDARKAATEMLGRVGLGERLGHYPKVLSGGEQQRVALARAFVVHPSVLLADEPTGSLDYATGETVMELMFALNREQGTTLVLVTHDQGIASRCERRITIEAGRASG